The genomic segment GCCGTCCCTGAAAAGGCGGCCGGTCCCTTTGCATAGCATGGATTTTCCTGAATTTGAAGGCCATTGTGACGCGAGCCCTTGTCTGTGCCGGAAGTTTGTGTCAAAAGAAGAGCAATTGTCTCGCGCGGGGGAATGGCCGATGGCCGGGAAGATTCTCATCGTGGACGACGAGGTCCATATCCGCATGCTCCTGGTCCAGGCCCTGGAAGAGCTCGAAGACGTCCACGGCGTGACCATCCTCACCGCCTCCAACGGCATCGAGGGCCTGGAGACCATCCGCCGGGAACGCCCGGACCTGGTCTTCCTGGACATCATGATGCCGCGCATGAACGGTTACGAGGTCTGCGAGGCCGTGACCCGCGACCCGGGCCTCAAGGGCGTGCGCATCATCCTGCTCACGGCCAAGGGGCAGGAGACCGACCGCCGCCAGGGGCTGGAGTCCGGCGCGGGACAATACATGACCAAACCCTTCGATCCCGACGAGGTGGTGGACGCCGCGCGGGAGATCCTGGGCCTGCCCTCCTGACGCCGGAGAGTCCATGTCCCGGCTCAAGAAGCACCTCCCGGCGGACTTTCTGCGCGATTTCCTGGAGCGCTCCCTCGTGCTTCTGCCGCCCGGCGCGGCTCTGTACGTGATCCTCGGCTCCGAGGCCGAGGCCGCCGCCGGGGGCCGGCTGGAGCGGTACAGCCCCACCTGTCCGGACAACCTTTCGGTGCCCCTGTTCTTCGAGGAGGGCCCCCCGGCCTGCCTGACGCTCTGCCTGGACGGTCTCTCCTCCCGGTCCAGCGAGGACCGTCTGGCCTGGCGGCGCATCCTGGATTTCCTGGCCTTCTCGCTGCACGCCGCCTCCCAGGCCGAGGCCGCCCGCCGAGCCATCGCCGACGAGACCCTGCAGAAATACCGAGAGCTGGCCCTGCTGCACCGCTCGGTCTTCGCCCTGAACAACACCCTGCGCCTGCGCGACACCACCCGGGCTCTGCTGGAGGAGTGCCGGGAGGGCGCGGTGCCCGCGGACATGGGCTGCGTGTTCCTGGAGTCCGGGGGAGCGTTCACCTCGGCCGGATGCTTCGGCGCGCCGCCTTCGGGCCTGGACGGCCTGCCCGCCAGCCGCCTGTTCCGGGAGGTGGTCGAGAGCGGCCGGGGCGAGATCGTCAACGACCTGTCCCGCGACCCGCGCTGGGCCGGGGAGACGCCGGACATCCGTTCCATGCTCGTGCTGCCGGTGCTTTCGCCGGTGCGCCTGGTGGGGGTGCTCGTCCTGGCCTCCCGCGAACCCGGGCCGTTCAAGGCCGCGCACCTGAAGCACCTCTCCACCCTGGCCTCGGTGGCCGGGATCGCGGTGAGCAACGCCCAGAACTTCGAGGGCATCCAGGTGCTCATGGAGGCCCTGCTTCAGGCCCTGGCCGAGGCCATCGACGCCCGCGACCCCTTCACGGCCGGACACTCCGAGCGCGTGGCCAGCCTGGCGGCGGCCTTCGCCCAGGTGGTGGACGCCGACGAGACCCGTTTCCCGCACGTGACCTTCTCCGAGGAGGAGATCAACGAGGTCTACTACGCGGGCATCCTCCACGACATCGGCAAGATCGGCATCAAGGAGGAGGTTCTGACCAAGGACACCCGCCTGCCCGAGAAGCTCCTGGAGATCATCGGCCTGCGCCTGGAACTCTTCGGCTCCTGCGCGGACTATCCCTGGCGCAAGGCCTACGAGCGGTTGCGGGCCATCAACTCCACGGTGACGCCCTCGCGGGAGGATCTGGAGTTCGTGCGCACCCTGGCGGGCACGGCCTGGAACGTGGAGGGCCGCCCCGTGCCGCTCCTGCGCGAGGACGAGCAGCGTTGCCTGCTCCTGGCCTACGGCAACCTGACCCCGGAGGAGCGCCACGAGATCGAGCGCCACCCGGCCGAGAGCCACCGCATCCTGCAACACATCCCGTTCAAGAACGGCCTGTCCCGGCTGCGGACCATCGTGCGCCAGCACCATGAGCGCCTGGACGGCTCGGGCTATCCCGACGGCGCGCGCGGCGAGGACATCCTCTTCCAGAGCCGCCTGCTGGCCATCGTGGACATCTACGACGCCATCACCCAGGAGCGGCACTACAAACCCGCCTCCTCCAGCCAGGCGGCCCTGAACATCCTGCGCGACGAGGCCCGGGGCGGACGGCTGGACCGCGACCTCGTGGAACTTTTCTGCCAGAACGTGGAGACCGTGTGCGAACAGGCGTCCTACATGCGTTTTCGCCGCCGCCGGGGCATGCCGGACGGTTCCCAGGAACAGCGCCAGTAGCCGGTCCGCGGCCTTTACCATCTGAAAACAAATTAGAAATTGCGTTTCCCGGGCGCACTGGTGTAAGGCTGGACGAAAGAGACGGATCCCCCCTCATGAGGTGTGCCATGAAAGTCCACGGCGTCCGGTTCGATTCCCTCAGGATGATGTTCTTCGCGGCGGCCTTCGTGGCCGCTTTCCTCTCCCTGGCCTGCGATCGCGGCAAATCCGACGCGCCGCCGCCGACCCCGGTGCGGGTGCTGGCCGTGCAGCCCGGGAGCATGACCTCCGGATTCAAGTATTCCGCCAGCTTCGTGCCTCGGGCCCAGGTGGAGATGGCCTTCAAGGTCGGCGGCTACGTGGAGGCCATCCTCCAGGTTCCCGGCCCGGACGGCAAGGCCCGCGATGTGCAGCCCGGCGACATGGTCAAGGCCGGGGCCCTGCTGGCCCGGGTGCGGGTCAGCGACTACGTGGCCCAGTCCAGCCAGGCCCGCGGCGTCCTGGGCGAGGCCCAGGCCCAGATGCGCCAGGCCCAGCTCGACTACCAGCGGGCCGCCGAGTTGGTGAAGGGCGGCTACATCTCCCAGAGCGAATTCGACCGGGCCACCGAGATGCTCTCCGTGGCCAAGTCCAAGGTGGAGCAGACCCGCTCGGCCCTGGAGTCGGCGGACATCCAGCTCGGCGACACGGAACTCAAGTCCCCGATGGACTGCTTCGTGGTCAAGCGCCAGGTGGAGCTGGGCACCCTGGTCAAGGCCGGAACCCTGGCCTTCGTGCTTTCGGACCTCTCCTCGGTGAAGGCCCAGTTCGGCGTGCCGGACACGGCGCTCTCCCTGGTCAAGGCCGGCGACGCCCTGAGCGTGACCGTGGAGGCCCTGGGCAACAAGAGCTTCCAGGGCACGGTGCTCTCGGTCTCGCCCTCGGCCGACGCCAAGAGCCGGGTCTTCAACGTGGACGTGGAGGTCCAGAACCCGGGCTTCGAACTCAAGGAGGGCATGATCGCCCAGGTGACGCTGGGCGACGGCAAGAGCGCCGCCCCGGCGGGCATGGTCGTGCCGCTCTCGGCCGTGGTCCGTCCCCCGGACGGGGCCGACGGCTACATGGTCTGGCTGGTGAGCGAGAAGGACGGCAAGCCCGTCGTCACGGGCCGCAAGGTCCAGCTCGGCGCGGTCAAGGGCGACGCGGTGGCCATCACCGAGGGCGTCGCCGCCGGTGAGCGGGTGGTCGTCTCCGGGGCCAGCCAGGTCTTCGAGGGCCAGACCGTGAACATCATCCCGTGAGGCCGAAATGAGCCACGAACCCCGCGACGAGGCCAAACTGCTGGCCTCGCACAACACGGCCCGCTACTTCGTCGAGAACCGGCACATCTCCTGGGTGCTCCTGGCCGCGGTGATGCTCTGGGGCGTCTACGGCTACCTGCACATGCCCCAGCGCAAGGATCCGGACATCCCGGTGCGCGAGGCCGTGGCCCTCTGCCCCTGGCCGGGGATCCCCTCGGAGAAGGTCGAGCAGCTCGTGACCCGCAAGATCGAGCAGGCCATCTCGGCCAACGACGAGGTGGACCGCATCGAGGCCACCACCCGCACGGGCCTCTCCGTGGTCAAGGTCAAGCTCCAGGACGACCTGGACTCCACCGGCGAGACCTTCGACGACATCAACAACAAGCTCATGGCCATCGCCGGGCTGCCCGAGGGCGCGGGGCCGGTGCAGTTCATCAAGGACTTCGGCGACACCGCCACCCTCATGCTCACCGTGGCCTCGCCGCCGGTGAGCGAAGTGGAGGTGGACCTGCGCGCCCGCGACGCCGAGAAGGCCATCCGCGAGCTGCGCGGCGACGCCCAGGAGCCGCGCGTCAGCGTGGTGGTGGTCTATCCCGAGACGAGCGCCCTGTCCCTGATCCGGCGCAAGGCCGAACTGCTGCGCGAATACCTGCTCGCCCAGGGGCTGGCCGAGGACGTGCGCGTGAGCGCCGGTCCCTGGCTGGCCGTGTTCGACATGCGGACCACACTCTCCGACGCCGAGGTGCTGAACAACCTGCGGGTCTTCGCCAACAACCGCCTGCGGGCCTCGGAGTTCAGCCCGGACATGTGGTTCCCGGCCCTGGTCCACGACCCGGCCGAGACCCGGGCCAAGCTCGGCGCCGTGGCCGGCAACCGCTACACCTACAAGCAGCTCGAGGATTTCACCGAGACCATCCAGCGCACCCTGCTGACCCTGCCCATCGTGAGCAAGATCTCCCGCTGGGGCGTGGTCAACGAGACGGTCTACCTGGAGTATTCCCAGCCGCGTCTGGCGGCCTACGGCCTGAACCCCTGGGATCTCCAGAACGTGCTGGCCGCGCGCAACATCGCCCTGCCCGGCGGCATCATCGAGGCCCAGGGCAAGAACCTGCTCATCAACCCCTCGGGCGAGTTCAAGAACGCGTCCGAGCTGGCCTCGGCGGTCATCACGGTGAGCAAGAACGGCGCGCCGGTCTACCTGCGCGACATCGTGGACATCAACCGGGACTACGAGAACCCCAAGACCAACCTGAACTACCACGTCTGGCGCGACCCCAAGGGCGAGTGGCAGCGCTGCCGGGCCATCACCCTGGCCATCAACATGCGTTCGGGCGAGCAGATCGCGGACTTCTCCGAGCAGGTGGACGGCGTGCTGGCCGGACTCAAGGCCCGCCTGCCCGACGACCTGATCCTGGCCCGGACCTCGGACCAGCCCCGGCAGGTGGTGGAGAAGATCGACCTGTTCATGGACAGCATCTACGAGGCCATCGCCCTGGTGGTCATCGTGGCCTTCATCGGCTTCCGCGAATGGCGCTCGGCCCTGCTCATGGCCATGTCCATTCCCATCACCCTGGCCATGACCTTCGGCATGATGCATCTCGTGGGCATCGACCTCCAGCAGGTCTCCCTGGCCGCGCTCATCATCGCCCTGGGGCTCCTGGTGGACGACCCCGTGGTGGCCAACGACGCCATCAAGCACGAGCTGCGGGCGGGCAAGCCCGCCGACGTGGCCGCCTGGCTCGGGCCGGTGAAGCTGGCCAAGGCCATCATGTACGCCACGGTGACGAACATCGTGGCCTACCTGCCCTATCTCATGCTCCAGGGCGACAAGGGCCGCTTCCTGTATTCCCTGCCCATCGTGGTCACCTGCGCCCTGATCGCCTCGCGCATCGTCTCCATGACCTTCATCCCGCTCATCGGCCGTTCCCTGCTGCGCCCCGGCAGGAACGAGGCCGCCAGCATGGAGGAGATGCGCTCCCGGGGCTTCTTCAAGTACTACAGCAGGCTGGTGAGCTTCTGCATCGACCACCGCTGGAAGACCCTGGCCGCGTCCCTGGTCATCGTGGTGGCGGGCTTCTGGATGCAAAGCAAGCTCAATCCGCAGTACTTCCCCAACGACCTGTCCTACCTCTTCTACCTGGACGTCTGGCTGCCGGAGGACGCGCCCGTGAGCGCCACGGACCAGGTCACCCGCCAGGTGGAGGCCGTGGTGCGCGAGGCGGCCGCGGAATACGGCAAGACCATCGGCAAGCCGGGCAAGCCCGCGGACGTGCTCACCTCGGTGACGAGCTTCGTGGGCGGCGGCGGGCCGCGCTTCTGGTTCTCGGTCTCGCCCGAGCTGTCCCAGCCGAACTACGCCCAGGTGCTGGTGGAGGTGAAGGACAACCACTACACCGGCGGGCTCATTCCTCCGTTGCAGGAGGCCCTTTCGGCCAAGATCGTCGGGGCCCGGGTGGACACCCGCAAGCTGGAGACCGGCTCGCCCATCGGCATCCCGGTGCAGATCCGCATCTACGGCGAGGACATGCGCGCCCTGCGCCAGAACGCCGAGAAGCTCAAGACCCTGCTGCGCGCCGCGCCCTACGGCGAGCGCATCCAGGACAACTGGGGCGCGGAGATCTTCCGCGTGCGCCTGGACATCGACTCGGACAAGGCCAACATGGCCGGGGTCACGAACATGGACGTGGCCCAGTCCTCGGCCGCGGCCATGAACGGCTTCGAGGTCACCACCCTGCGCGAGGGACGCCTGACCATTCCGATCAGGGCGCGGCTGCGCATGGAGGAGCGCGCGGGCATCGAGGACGTGCAGAGCGTCTACGTGACCTCCGAGGCCACGGGCTCGCACGTGCCCCTGCACCAGATCTCGCGTCTGGAATACGGCATGGAGTCGGAGAAGATCTTCCGGCGCAACCAGTTCCGCTGCATCATCCCGGCCTGCTTCCCGCAGCAGGGGGCCCTGGCCTCGCAGGTCATGGCCAACATCAACCCGATCCTGCCCCAGTTCGAGAAGGAACTGCCCCCGGGCTTCCGGCTTGAGGTGGGCGGCGAACAGTACGAGCAGGTCAAGGGCTTCGGCGAGATGACCCTGGTGCTGCTTATCTCCGTGGCGGCCATCTACCTGGCCCTGCTCATGCAGTTCAAGAACGCGGTCAAGCCGCTGATCGTCTTCGCGGCCATCCCCTACGGCATGTCCGGGGCCTTCGCGGTGCTCTACGCCACGTACTCGCCCTTCGGGTTCATGGCCTACCTGGGCATCGTGAGCCTCATCGGCGTCATCGTCAGCCACATCATCGTGCTCTTCGACTTCATCGAGGAGCGCCGGGCCGAGGGCGACGACCTGCGCATGGCCCTCATCGACGCGGGCGTCATGCGCCTGCGGCCCGTGCTCATCACTGTGGGCGCGACCGTGACGGCCCTGTTCCCGCTCTCCTGGCACGGCGGCCCGCTCTGGGAACCGCTGTGCTACGCCCAGATCGGCGGCCTGCTGATCGCCACCATGACGACCCTGCTCATGGTGCCGACGCTGTATGCGATTGCCGCGTTTGACTTGAAGGTGGTGGATTAGGCGGGCTTCGCCCGGTTATAGAAAGGCAAAATGAGAGCCGGGGGCGCAAGCCTCCGGCTCTCGTGGTTTTGAATGCGATATTATAAGTTATAGGATTCTAATTTTTTATACAGCAATTCACTTGTGATGGTTGCTTCCCAATGAATTTCTTTATTTCTTTTAATTACTTCTTCTTTTGATTGATTTGGTCGGAGAGGCTTGAAGGATAGACGGCCATCTACTTTGCCATTAATGTATATTAGTTCATTATATAAAGAAAAAAGTTTGCTAACTGCTTTTTCAAATTCATTGTCGAAATAGTGAAGAAGATTTGATTTATCAGATAATAAATTTAATTCATTTGGGCTAATAAACTGAAATATGTCATTTTTAAAATAATATATTAAAATTCTTACTTGCCCGGCGATAGCTTTCTTAAATTGAAACTGTTCATTGGCAAGAATTTTATCTTGTATTTTATTTTGATATTTCTGTAATTTAAAAGTTTGTATGGCTATAAATAGAGTTGCTATAACAGCTAAGAGAGAGATCAAATCACTTAATGTGAAAGAAAAATTCCAAGTGTAGCTATCAGTGAATAATGGCATGAAAATAACCTCGGACTTTTCGCCGGGTATCACATATTGGAACCAATGGTGACCTCACCATTTTACCCCCGCTTCGATTATCTTACCCTTCTCAAGTGCTCTTTTGATTTTGGCCGTTGCAGCCTAGCGAGAACAACCCCAAACGTTTCCTGAACTGTAGGACCGCTACCGGCTAATTTGCAATCTCATTGCAAATCTGCCGCTGCCGCCAGGAAATCCTGCCCCGACGCGGTTTCCCTAGCCTTCCTTCCCCGCCCCTTTGACCGCCTCGGCCACGTGGCCGTGGAGGCGGTGTTCCCCCAGTTCCTTCAGCAGTCCCGAGCGGTCCAGGTTTTCCAGGGCCGTATCCGAGATGTCGGTGAGCAGCAGGGCCGCGCCCGTCTCGCGGACTTCCGCCAGAATCTTGCGCAGGGTCCGGCAGGTGGTGATGTCCAGGGTCGGGTTGACCTTGAGGTCCAGGATCACGGCCCGGGGCTTGTCGGCTAGGGCCTCGCGCACCGCCGCGCGCAGCCGCTCGGCATTGGCGAAGAACACCGTGGACTCCGGCCGCAGCAGGGCCAGACCGGGCACGGCCCGGGCCTCGGGATGGCGCTCCAGGCTCAGGAACGTTTCCGGCGCGCAAGGTGAGACGCCCAGCCGCGAGACGTTGAGCCGCGTGGCGTTGAACAGCAGGAGCGCGGCGCAGAGCTTGAGCGTCACGAGCAGGCCCGTGAGCAGGCCGAAGGCCAGCACGCCCAGGAAGGCGGCCGCGGCCAGGGCGAACTCCATGCGGCTCTGGCGCAGGAAGCCCCAGACCTCGCGGGCCTTGAGCATCCGCGCCACGGCGTGCAGGACCACCGCGCCGAGCACGGGCTCGGGCAGGTCGCGGAACAGCGGGGTGAGGAAGAAGAGGGTCAGCACGACCATGACCGCGGCCGTGATTCCGGCGGCTTGGCTGCGCGCCCCGGCCCGCTCGTTCACCGCCGTGGAGGACATGCTTCCGCCGTTGGCCAGCCCGCCCATGATCCCGCAGGCCGCGTTGGCCGCGCCCATGGCCAGCAGCTCGCGGTTCGGGTCCACTTCGTAGCCGTATTTGTCCGCGAAGGTCTTGGCCGTGCCCAGGGCCTGGGAAAAGGCCACCAGGGCGATGCCCGCCGCGCCGGGGAGCAGGTCCGTGAGCGTGGCCAGGGACAGGCGCGGGACGACCAGCTGCGGCAGGCCCGTGGGGATGACCCCGGCCAGGGCCAGGGCCGCGTGGCCGTCGCGGTTGAGCCAGGTTCCGGCCAGCACGCCGAGCACGAGCACCACCAGGGCCCCGGGCACGCGCGGAGCCAGCCGCTCCAGGGCGAAGAGCAGGACCAGCGCGCCCAGGCCGACCGCCGCCGCCTCGGGCCGCGTCTGGGGCAGGCGTTCCACGAGACCCCAGAGCTGCATGAACACGTCGCCCGGGGCCTTGTGCAGGCCGAGCAGCTTGGGGGCCTGGCTGGCGGCGATGAACACGGCCAGCCCGCAGACGTAGCCGGTCATCACCGGATAGGACAGGAACGAGGCCACGAAGCCCAGGCGGCAGAAGCCCGCCAGCAGGAACAGCGCGCCCACCAGCAGGACCAGGGCGGCCATGGTCCCGGCGAAGAGCGCCGGGTCGTTGCCCGTGGCCTGGGCCAGCACGGCGGCCATCATGATCGAGGAGGCCGAGGTGGAGGCGCAGACGAGCTGGCGGCTCGTGCCGAGCAGGGCGTAGATCGGCAGGGAGGCCAGCAGGGTGTACAGGCCCGCCTGGGCCGGGGCCCCGGCCATGCCCGCGTAGGCGATGGCCTCGGGCACGAGCAGGCCCCAGAGGGTCAGCCCGGCCGGGATGTCCTTTCCGAGGGTGGACGGCCGCATCAGCTCTTGCCCCGCGTCTTCAGCTCCTCCAGCTTGTTGCGCAGCATGGCCTTGACCAGCGGGTTGAGCCCCGGCGCGGTCTGGGCGTCCTCGCAGAGGTCGTGGAGCTTCTTGGTTTCGCCCCGGGCCTCGTAGATCGCGGCCAGGAGCCGGTAGCTCTCGGCCGCGTCCGGGTGGGCGTGGATCACGGCCGCCAGGGTCCGGGCGGCGGACGCGCCGTCGCCGCGCTGGTGCTGGGCGTAGCCCAGGGCGTGGCCGTAGCGCGGGTCGTCGGGCCGCAGCCGGGCCGCGCGGGCCAGGAGCTTGAGGCCCTCGCCCGGGTTCTTCTTCTCCAGCATGAGCCCCAGGTTGAAGGCCGCCTCGGCCATGTGCTGGTCGTTGGTCAGCGCGGCCCGCAACTCCTTCTCGGCTTCGGCCTCGCGTTTGGTTTCGGCCAGGAGCAGGCCCAGGTTGAAGTGCGCGGCGGCGCTGGCTGGATCGGCCTCCAAGGCCTGGCGCAGGGAGGCCTCGGCCCCGGGCAGGTCGTGCCGCCGGGCCAGGATCAGGGCCGCGTTGATCCGGGGCGGGGCCGCGTCGGGCCGCAGGGCCACGGCCTGGCCGTAGGCCGCCAGGGCCCCGGCGTCGTCGCCGCGCTGGAAGAGCAGGTTGCCCAGGTTGTAGCGGCCGCTCCAGTCGTCGGGCCGGGCGTTCAGGCTCTGCTCCAGTTCGTCCAGGGCGGCCCGGGCGGCGGTCAGCTCGGCCGGGTTCAGGGCCGAGGCCGGGGCTCCGGCCAGGGATTCGGCCGCGCGCACGCGCACGAGCCGCACCGGGTCGGCGGCGGCCTTGGCCAGGGCCTGGAACGAGCGCTGGTCGCGGTTCCCGGCCAAGGCCGTGGCGGCCGCCGCGCGCACCAGGGGCGAGGGGTCGGAGAGCCGCTCGCGCAGCGCGGGCCACTTGGTCGGGTCCGGGCAGGTCCGCAGGAGCCGGATGAGCGAGGCGGCGGTGACTTCCTCGCGGTCCGGGCGGCCGAGATAGGCCAGCATGTCGGGCAGCTTGTCGAAGTTGCGGTTGCGGGCCCGGCGCACGAGTTCGGCCCGCTCCAGCACCGGGGCCTGGTAGTCCCGCGAGCGCCAGGAGCGGACCATCTTGTCGGCCCAGGCCGCGCCCTTGTTCGTGTGGCAGCCGTTGCAGGCGTTGGGCGAGCCGAAGCGCTGGGTGGCCGCCGGGGTGGGCGGGAGCATGGAGTGGTCGCTCCGGGCCATGCGCGCGAACCAGGTCTTGGGCATGTGGCAGGAGACGCAGCGGCTGCCGGGGCTCGCCGCCGGGTGATGGGTGTGCGCGGACGGGTTGTCGACCTTGTCCTGGTGGCAGGGCGCGCAGGCCGTGTCCGGCGCGTTCTTCTGGCGGAAGCGGCCGCTGGAGGTGTGGCAGTGCAGGCAGCCGAGCCTGCCGGAGCGGGCGCAGGGGCTCATGCGCCAGAAGGTGGCGGTGTAGTTCTCGCCCAGGTCGCGGCCGTCGGGGTGGTAGTCCGGGCTCTCCAGGGTCACGAGGTCGAAGTGGTCGAAGAATTTTCCGCCCGGCGGGTAGGAGGCCGAGAGCGGGATCATC from the Desulfovibrio aminophilus DSM 12254 genome contains:
- a CDS encoding efflux RND transporter periplasmic adaptor subunit; the encoded protein is MKVHGVRFDSLRMMFFAAAFVAAFLSLACDRGKSDAPPPTPVRVLAVQPGSMTSGFKYSASFVPRAQVEMAFKVGGYVEAILQVPGPDGKARDVQPGDMVKAGALLARVRVSDYVAQSSQARGVLGEAQAQMRQAQLDYQRAAELVKGGYISQSEFDRATEMLSVAKSKVEQTRSALESADIQLGDTELKSPMDCFVVKRQVELGTLVKAGTLAFVLSDLSSVKAQFGVPDTALSLVKAGDALSVTVEALGNKSFQGTVLSVSPSADAKSRVFNVDVEVQNPGFELKEGMIAQVTLGDGKSAAPAGMVVPLSAVVRPPDGADGYMVWLVSEKDGKPVVTGRKVQLGAVKGDAVAITEGVAAGERVVVSGASQVFEGQTVNIIP
- a CDS encoding HD domain-containing phosphohydrolase, with product MSRLKKHLPADFLRDFLERSLVLLPPGAALYVILGSEAEAAAGGRLERYSPTCPDNLSVPLFFEEGPPACLTLCLDGLSSRSSEDRLAWRRILDFLAFSLHAASQAEAARRAIADETLQKYRELALLHRSVFALNNTLRLRDTTRALLEECREGAVPADMGCVFLESGGAFTSAGCFGAPPSGLDGLPASRLFREVVESGRGEIVNDLSRDPRWAGETPDIRSMLVLPVLSPVRLVGVLVLASREPGPFKAAHLKHLSTLASVAGIAVSNAQNFEGIQVLMEALLQALAEAIDARDPFTAGHSERVASLAAAFAQVVDADETRFPHVTFSEEEINEVYYAGILHDIGKIGIKEEVLTKDTRLPEKLLEIIGLRLELFGSCADYPWRKAYERLRAINSTVTPSREDLEFVRTLAGTAWNVEGRPVPLLREDEQRCLLLAYGNLTPEERHEIERHPAESHRILQHIPFKNGLSRLRTIVRQHHERLDGSGYPDGARGEDILFQSRLLAIVDIYDAITQERHYKPASSSQAALNILRDEARGGRLDRDLVELFCQNVETVCEQASYMRFRRRRGMPDGSQEQRQ
- a CDS encoding efflux RND transporter permease subunit, with amino-acid sequence MSHEPRDEAKLLASHNTARYFVENRHISWVLLAAVMLWGVYGYLHMPQRKDPDIPVREAVALCPWPGIPSEKVEQLVTRKIEQAISANDEVDRIEATTRTGLSVVKVKLQDDLDSTGETFDDINNKLMAIAGLPEGAGPVQFIKDFGDTATLMLTVASPPVSEVEVDLRARDAEKAIRELRGDAQEPRVSVVVVYPETSALSLIRRKAELLREYLLAQGLAEDVRVSAGPWLAVFDMRTTLSDAEVLNNLRVFANNRLRASEFSPDMWFPALVHDPAETRAKLGAVAGNRYTYKQLEDFTETIQRTLLTLPIVSKISRWGVVNETVYLEYSQPRLAAYGLNPWDLQNVLAARNIALPGGIIEAQGKNLLINPSGEFKNASELASAVITVSKNGAPVYLRDIVDINRDYENPKTNLNYHVWRDPKGEWQRCRAITLAINMRSGEQIADFSEQVDGVLAGLKARLPDDLILARTSDQPRQVVEKIDLFMDSIYEAIALVVIVAFIGFREWRSALLMAMSIPITLAMTFGMMHLVGIDLQQVSLAALIIALGLLVDDPVVANDAIKHELRAGKPADVAAWLGPVKLAKAIMYATVTNIVAYLPYLMLQGDKGRFLYSLPIVVTCALIASRIVSMTFIPLIGRSLLRPGRNEAASMEEMRSRGFFKYYSRLVSFCIDHRWKTLAASLVIVVAGFWMQSKLNPQYFPNDLSYLFYLDVWLPEDAPVSATDQVTRQVEAVVREAAAEYGKTIGKPGKPADVLTSVTSFVGGGGPRFWFSVSPELSQPNYAQVLVEVKDNHYTGGLIPPLQEALSAKIVGARVDTRKLETGSPIGIPVQIRIYGEDMRALRQNAEKLKTLLRAAPYGERIQDNWGAEIFRVRLDIDSDKANMAGVTNMDVAQSSAAAMNGFEVTTLREGRLTIPIRARLRMEERAGIEDVQSVYVTSEATGSHVPLHQISRLEYGMESEKIFRRNQFRCIIPACFPQQGALASQVMANINPILPQFEKELPPGFRLEVGGEQYEQVKGFGEMTLVLLISVAAIYLALLMQFKNAVKPLIVFAAIPYGMSGAFAVLYATYSPFGFMAYLGIVSLIGVIVSHIIVLFDFIEERRAEGDDLRMALIDAGVMRLRPVLITVGATVTALFPLSWHGGPLWEPLCYAQIGGLLIATMTTLLMVPTLYAIAAFDLKVVD
- a CDS encoding SulP family inorganic anion transporter; translated protein: MRPSTLGKDIPAGLTLWGLLVPEAIAYAGMAGAPAQAGLYTLLASLPIYALLGTSRQLVCASTSASSIMMAAVLAQATGNDPALFAGTMAALVLLVGALFLLAGFCRLGFVASFLSYPVMTGYVCGLAVFIAASQAPKLLGLHKAPGDVFMQLWGLVERLPQTRPEAAAVGLGALVLLFALERLAPRVPGALVVLVLGVLAGTWLNRDGHAALALAGVIPTGLPQLVVPRLSLATLTDLLPGAAGIALVAFSQALGTAKTFADKYGYEVDPNRELLAMGAANAACGIMGGLANGGSMSSTAVNERAGARSQAAGITAAVMVVLTLFFLTPLFRDLPEPVLGAVVLHAVARMLKAREVWGFLRQSRMEFALAAAAFLGVLAFGLLTGLLVTLKLCAALLLFNATRLNVSRLGVSPCAPETFLSLERHPEARAVPGLALLRPESTVFFANAERLRAAVREALADKPRAVILDLKVNPTLDITTCRTLRKILAEVRETGAALLLTDISDTALENLDRSGLLKELGEHRLHGHVAEAVKGAGKEG
- a CDS encoding tetratricopeptide repeat protein is translated as MIRRLALLLVLLLWAAPLSAAESGYAGSASCRSCHEKFHQLWSTSRHGLAMRPYEAGWAGQALKPQPREIAVGRYSYRADVARGVMTERGPDGAREYPMLHALGGKNVYYFLTPLERGRLQTLPLAFDVNSGQWFDTAKSGIRHLPGEGRGLTWRDPAFTFNTSCHGCHVSQLSTNYDPATDSYSSTWTEPGINCETCHGPSAEHNRVCQEAKDAGAPTPTDLKITGGRFFTTEQHDDTCNSCHAKMIPLSASYPPGGKFFDHFDLVTLESPDYHPDGRDLGENYTATFWRMSPCARSGRLGCLHCHTSSGRFRQKNAPDTACAPCHQDKVDNPSAHTHHPAASPGSRCVSCHMPKTWFARMARSDHSMLPPTPAATQRFGSPNACNGCHTNKGAAWADKMVRSWRSRDYQAPVLERAELVRRARNRNFDKLPDMLAYLGRPDREEVTAASLIRLLRTCPDPTKWPALRERLSDPSPLVRAAAATALAGNRDQRSFQALAKAAADPVRLVRVRAAESLAGAPASALNPAELTAARAALDELEQSLNARPDDWSGRYNLGNLLFQRGDDAGALAAYGQAVALRPDAAPPRINAALILARRHDLPGAEASLRQALEADPASAAAHFNLGLLLAETKREAEAEKELRAALTNDQHMAEAAFNLGLMLEKKNPGEGLKLLARAARLRPDDPRYGHALGYAQHQRGDGASAARTLAAVIHAHPDAAESYRLLAAIYEARGETKKLHDLCEDAQTAPGLNPLVKAMLRNKLEELKTRGKS
- a CDS encoding response regulator; protein product: MAGKILIVDDEVHIRMLLVQALEELEDVHGVTILTASNGIEGLETIRRERPDLVFLDIMMPRMNGYEVCEAVTRDPGLKGVRIILLTAKGQETDRRQGLESGAGQYMTKPFDPDEVVDAAREILGLPS